One region of Glycine max cultivar Williams 82 chromosome 9, Glycine_max_v4.0, whole genome shotgun sequence genomic DNA includes:
- the LOC100800549 gene encoding phospholipase A(1) DAD1, chloroplastic encodes MSNDTRQAALRLEKMINLEEEHNTNNYFPSMQSSKLGKRWKEYHGMSNWEGLLDPLDDNLRAEILRYGHFVETAYKSFEFDPSSPNFANSRFPKKALLERCGLPKTRYKVTKYLRATSGIQLPSWVDKVPRWVAKQTSYVGYVAVCHDKEEIKRLGRRDVVVAYRGTTTCLEWLENFRASLTNLPIPCSSKRAFEKNGVMDGSGAMVESGFLSLYTSSLPAKVSLQEMVRREISRILDTYRGEQLSLTVTGHSLGAALATLTAYDVKTAFPELPVTVISFGGPRVGDRRFRRQLERQGTKVLRIVNSDDVITKLPGFVFDDDVASAGGVHVAGFPSWIQKRVEEAQLVYAEVGKELRLCSRDSPYLGNTNVATCHELNTYLHLVDGFVSSTCPFRASAKRFLQR; translated from the coding sequence ATGTCTAATGATACACGACAAGCCGCATTACGTTTAGAGAAAATGATAAACTTGGAAGAAGAACATAATACTAACAATTATTTTCCGTCCATGCAATCATCAAAACTTGGCAAGAGGTGGAAGGAGTACCATGGCATGAGCAATTGGGAAGGCTTGCTAGACCCATTAGACGACAACTTACGTGCTGAAATACTAAGGTACGGTCATTTCGTGGAAACCGCGTACAAATCATTCGAGTTTGACCCCTCCTCACCCAACTTTGCAAACTCGAGGTTCCCCAAAAAAGCTCTTTTAGAACGTTGTGGTTTACCTAAAACGCGGTACAAGGTGACCAAATACCTACGTGCAACCTCGGGTATTCAGCTACCTAGTTGGGTGGACAAAGTACCAAGATGGGTGGCAAAACAAACGAGCTATGTTGGATACGTAGCGGTGTGTCATGACAAGGAAGAAATCAAAAGGCTTGGTCGGCGCGATGTTGTGGTGGCATATAGAGGAACCACCACATGCTTGGAATGGTTGGAGAATTTTCGTGCATCTCTCACCAACCTCCCTATTCCATGCAGCAGCAAAAGGGCATTTGAAAAAAATGGGGTCATGGACGGAAGTGGGGCCATGGTGGAAAGCGGGTTCTTGAGTCTCTACACCTCCTCACTTCCTGCAAAGGTGTCTTTGCAGGAAATGGTGAGGCGAGAGATCTCAAGGATCCTCGACACCTACCGCGGGGAACAACTCAGTCTCACCGTCACCGGCCACAGTCTGGGGGCGGCATTGGCCACGCTCACGGCGTATGACGTCAAAACCGCCTTCCCAGAATTGCCGGTGACAGTCATCTCCTTTGGTGGGCCCCGCGTTGGGGACCGGAGGTTCCGACGGCAGCTTGAGAGGCAAGGGACCAAGGTTTTGCGCATAGTGAACTCCGACGATGTCATCACCAAGCTTCCAGGGTTTGTGTTTGATGATGACGTGGCTAGCGCTGGAGGGGTACACGTGGCAGGATTTCCGAGCTGGATACAGAAGAGGGTGGAGGAGGCACAGTTAGTGTACGCGGAGGTTGGGAAGGAACTACGGTTATGTAGCAGGGATTCTCCGTACCTTGGAAACACGAATGTTGCCACGTGTCACGAGCTGAACACGTATCTGCACCTCGTTGATGGCTTCGTCAGCTCCACGTGTCCCTTCAGAGCCTCCGCGAAGAGGTTCCTCCAGCGTTGA